One Camelina sativa cultivar DH55 chromosome 3, Cs, whole genome shotgun sequence genomic window carries:
- the LOC109124439 gene encoding proliferating cellular nuclear antigen 1, with product MLELRLVQGSLLKKVLESIKDLVNDANFDCSTTGFSLQAMDSSHVALVSLLLRSEGFEHYRCDRNLSMGMNLGNMSKMLKCAGNDDIITIKADDGGDTVTFMFESPTQDKIADFEMKLMDIDSEHLGIPEAEYHSIVRMPSSEFSRICKDLSSIGDTVVISVTKEGVKFSTAGDIGTANIVLRQNTTVDKPEDAIVIEMNEPVSLSFALRYMNSFTKATPLSDTVTISLSSELPVVVEYKVAEMGYIRYYLAPKIEEEEDTNA from the exons ATGTTGGAGCTACGTCTTGTTCAGGGCTCACTGTTGAAGAAGGTTCTAGAATCGATCAAGGATCTGGTGAACGATGCCAACTTCGACTGCTCCACCACTGGTTTCTCGCTCCAAGCTATGGATTCAAGCCACGTCGCTTTGGTGTCTCTCTTGCTGAGATCCGAAGGCTTCGAGCACTACAGGTGCGACAGGAATCTCTCCATGGGGATGAATCTCGGCAACATGTCCAAGATGCTCAAATGTGCTGGAAATGATGATATCATCACTATCAAGGCTGATGACGGCGGCGACACTGTCACCTTCATGTTCGAGAGCCCTA CGCAAGACAAGATTGCAGATTTTGAGATGAAGCTGATGGATATTGACAGTGAACATCTAGGAATACCTGAGGCCGAGTACCACTCGATCGTGAGGATGCCGTCGAGTGAGTTTTCCAGGATCTGCAAAGATCTAAGTAGCATTGGTGATACAG TTGTCATCTCTGTGACTAAAGAAGGGGTTAAGTTTTCCACTGCCGGTGACATTGGAACCGCTAACATTGTGCTCAGGCAGAACACAACTGTTGACAAG CCGGAAGATGCCATTGTGATAGAGATGAACGAGCCAGTGTCTCTCTCATTTGCCCTGAGGTACATGAACTCCTTCACAAAGGCAACTCCATTGTCGGACACAGTGACAATCAGCTTATCGTCCGAGTTGCCAGTAGTTGTGGAGTATAAGGTTGCTGAGATGGGTTACATTCGTTATTACTTGGCTCctaagattgaagaagaagaagacactaaTGCCTAA